In a single window of the Methanolobus psychrophilus R15 genome:
- a CDS encoding UDP-glucose 6-dehydrogenase, which produces MKVSIIGSGYVGSVSAACFAELGHEVICIDVDEEKVKMINAGKAPIWEEGLDELLMKHSQKSLIATSDYDYAVANSDVSFICVGTPSGEDGSIDLSIVKAASASLGAAIGRKDGYHVVVVKSTVVPETTEKVVLPIVEEFSGKKAGKDFGVAMNPEFLREGKAVYDFMHPDKIVVGAIDERSGFVVAELYRGLECAVTRTNPRSAEMIKYVNNSFLATKISFANEVGNICKQLGIDTYEVMDAVGTDFRIERRFLNCGAGFGGSCFPKDVKALIGKAKGMGYEPQLLESVVAVNDHQPLKMVELLQRKTGHIRNKRIAVLGLAFKNDTDDIRESRSIPVIAELLRLGADIVAYDPMAAGNMKKVFSNITYCATSSEALAGADGCLIMTEWEEFGKLDSEFGGMADRVVIDGRHMLKPNQLKTKIDYEGICW; this is translated from the coding sequence ATGAAAGTCTCGATAATAGGTTCCGGTTACGTCGGATCAGTCTCAGCAGCCTGCTTTGCTGAACTTGGCCATGAGGTCATCTGTATAGATGTCGATGAAGAGAAGGTAAAGATGATCAATGCAGGTAAGGCGCCTATCTGGGAGGAGGGGCTGGACGAGCTTTTGATGAAGCACTCGCAGAAGAGCCTTATCGCGACATCGGATTACGATTATGCGGTGGCGAACTCCGATGTGTCCTTCATCTGCGTGGGGACGCCATCGGGGGAGGACGGGAGCATCGACCTGTCCATCGTGAAGGCGGCAAGTGCCAGCCTGGGTGCGGCCATCGGGAGGAAGGATGGTTATCATGTGGTCGTGGTCAAGAGCACCGTGGTGCCGGAGACTACAGAGAAAGTGGTGCTGCCCATCGTTGAGGAGTTCTCTGGGAAGAAGGCGGGGAAGGATTTCGGGGTGGCGATGAACCCGGAGTTTCTGAGAGAGGGCAAGGCTGTTTATGATTTCATGCATCCGGACAAGATAGTGGTGGGCGCCATTGATGAGAGGTCGGGTTTTGTGGTGGCCGAGCTTTACCGGGGGCTGGAATGTGCGGTCACGCGCACCAATCCGAGGAGTGCGGAGATGATCAAGTACGTCAACAACTCCTTCCTGGCGACCAAGATCTCCTTTGCCAACGAGGTGGGAAACATCTGCAAGCAGCTGGGAATCGACACCTACGAGGTCATGGACGCCGTGGGCACGGACTTTAGGATCGAGCGCAGGTTCCTCAATTGCGGCGCGGGCTTTGGGGGGTCATGCTTTCCCAAGGATGTCAAGGCGCTCATAGGCAAGGCAAAGGGGATGGGCTACGAGCCTCAGCTCCTTGAGTCCGTGGTTGCTGTCAACGACCACCAGCCCCTGAAGATGGTGGAGCTGCTGCAACGCAAAACAGGACATATCAGGAACAAGAGAATAGCTGTCCTGGGGCTGGCCTTCAAGAACGACACCGACGACATAAGGGAATCACGCTCCATCCCCGTGATTGCTGAACTGCTGCGCCTTGGGGCCGATATCGTAGCCTACGACCCCATGGCCGCAGGGAACATGAAGAAGGTATTCAGCAATATCACTTATTGCGCCACATCATCCGAGGCCCTCGCAGGGGCCGATGGATGCCTGATAATGACAGAATGGGAAGAGTTCGGGAAACTGGACAGCGAGTTCGGGGGTATGGCCGACAGGGTGGTCATCGACGGGCGGCATATGCTCAAACCCAATCAGCTCAAGACAAAGATCGATTACGAAGGCATCTGCTGGTGA
- a CDS encoding type III restriction protein res subunit, with product MDNFPVHLLDSLKTGFIDQSFASKKEYLPELLVNDADNGKKVLQSISRELKNCDEFWFSVAFATKSGVTTLINSFEELQSSGINGKILVSQYQYFTQPEALKCLSKFKNIDLKIAVDSDFHAKGYLFKKNNRYNLIIGSSNLTANALCSNKEWNLKVSATCDSKLISDSIKEFRSEFENAKFVDDKFIESYEIDYGLKKKFISISRKSIESHHNDSITPNAMQIEALANLGKLRSKGKDKALLISATGTGKTYLSAFDVKAYNPKKFLFIVHRRNIAENAMKSFKKIFGDSQSMGIYSGNEREFHADFIFSTIQTISREEHLHQFDQRHFDYIVIDETHRAGAESYQKILNHFKPKFLLGMTATPERTDGFDIFSQFEHNIAYEIRLHRALEEKMLSNFHYFGVTDVTIDGQVLDEDAAFSLLTAKERIDRVIEKAEFYGCDNDCVRGLIFCSSVDESQGISDAFNKKGYRTVSLSGKSSEEERFTAINRLESSDPSEKLDYIFTVDIFNEGVDIPKVNQIIMLRPTASAIIFVQQLGRGLRKVNDKEYLTVIDFIGNYNNNYLIPIALYGDTTYNKDTLRKLMLTGSSLIPGSSTINFDKITHERIFAAIDNANLQLKKDLVKDYELLKFKIGQIPMMMDFVEHGSRDPQLYVNYSKSYFNFVLSQEESLRNKLSEKEIKLIELFSNEIANTKRIEEVIILKKLISGNILLNEDLKVIIFEKYGFSLSDETIESCIKNINFGFVTESHNKKLVSVSKIYDLKIISYANGVISFNKDFMDSLLNETFLIFLNDMLEYSKAIYDRNFDKNKYVDGFILYQKYSRKDVFRILNWDQNPLAQNVGGYLISPQKTNCPIFVNYHKEEHISSTTKYEEGFVNNSEFEWMSKSRRTLKSNDVITIRNYRAGVRLLLFIKKSNGESNDFYYMGDVTPIDESFEEATLVDDDGKNVSVVKVRFRMKHPVEDSIYEYITAPCS from the coding sequence ATGGATAACTTTCCTGTACATTTATTAGATAGTTTGAAAACTGGTTTTATTGACCAGTCTTTTGCTTCAAAAAAAGAGTATCTTCCTGAGTTACTAGTAAATGATGCTGATAATGGGAAAAAAGTACTACAGAGCATCTCCAGAGAGCTAAAAAATTGTGACGAATTTTGGTTTTCAGTAGCATTTGCTACAAAAAGCGGAGTAACTACTCTAATTAATTCATTTGAAGAACTTCAAAGTAGTGGAATTAATGGAAAAATACTGGTATCTCAATATCAATATTTCACTCAACCAGAAGCATTAAAGTGTTTGTCAAAGTTTAAAAACATTGATTTAAAAATAGCAGTTGATAGTGATTTTCATGCAAAAGGATACCTCTTCAAAAAAAACAATAGATATAACTTAATTATTGGAAGTAGCAATCTTACAGCTAATGCATTGTGCTCAAATAAAGAATGGAACTTAAAAGTTTCAGCTACTTGTGACTCTAAATTGATATCCGATTCCATTAAAGAATTTAGAAGTGAATTTGAAAATGCTAAATTCGTTGATGATAAATTTATTGAATCCTATGAGATAGATTATGGTTTGAAAAAGAAGTTCATTTCAATTTCAAGAAAAAGCATCGAATCTCACCACAATGATTCAATAACTCCCAATGCAATGCAAATTGAAGCATTGGCAAACTTGGGAAAGTTAAGGTCAAAAGGTAAAGATAAGGCTTTGTTAATTTCTGCAACCGGAACAGGAAAGACATATCTATCTGCATTTGATGTGAAAGCATACAATCCTAAAAAGTTTTTGTTTATAGTACATCGAAGAAACATCGCAGAAAATGCCATGAAAAGCTTCAAAAAGATTTTTGGCGACAGTCAAAGCATGGGTATTTACTCAGGAAATGAAAGAGAATTTCATGCAGATTTTATTTTTTCAACAATTCAAACTATTTCAAGGGAAGAACATTTGCATCAATTTGATCAAAGACATTTTGATTATATAGTTATAGACGAAACCCATAGAGCAGGGGCAGAAAGTTATCAAAAAATCCTCAATCATTTTAAACCAAAATTTTTGTTAGGCATGACTGCTACTCCTGAGAGAACCGATGGATTCGATATCTTTTCTCAATTTGAACACAATATCGCATACGAAATTCGGTTGCATAGAGCTTTAGAAGAAAAAATGTTATCGAATTTTCATTATTTCGGTGTAACTGATGTTACAATAGACGGCCAAGTTTTAGATGAAGATGCGGCTTTCTCGTTGTTAACAGCAAAAGAACGTATCGATAGAGTTATTGAAAAAGCTGAATTTTACGGATGTGATAATGACTGTGTGAGAGGACTTATTTTTTGTAGCAGTGTTGATGAAAGTCAAGGGATTTCTGATGCATTTAACAAAAAAGGATACAGAACTGTCTCTTTATCGGGCAAGAGTAGTGAAGAGGAGAGATTTACAGCAATAAATAGATTGGAGAGTTCTGATCCTTCCGAGAAATTAGACTATATCTTTACTGTTGACATCTTCAATGAGGGCGTGGACATTCCAAAAGTAAATCAAATTATTATGTTAAGGCCTACTGCATCAGCCATCATATTTGTACAACAATTAGGAAGAGGGTTGCGTAAAGTTAACGACAAAGAATACCTAACTGTAATTGATTTCATAGGCAATTACAATAACAATTACTTAATTCCAATTGCATTGTATGGGGATACTACTTACAACAAAGATACACTGCGCAAATTGATGTTAACCGGAAGTAGTTTGATTCCGGGTTCTTCAACCATTAATTTTGATAAAATCACGCATGAGAGGATTTTTGCAGCAATTGACAACGCTAATTTACAGCTCAAAAAAGATCTTGTCAAAGACTACGAGCTCTTGAAATTCAAGATTGGTCAAATCCCTATGATGATGGACTTTGTAGAACATGGTTCTCGAGACCCACAATTGTATGTAAACTACTCGAAATCTTATTTTAACTTTGTATTAAGTCAAGAAGAATCCTTACGAAACAAACTATCTGAAAAAGAGATTAAACTTATTGAGTTATTCTCTAATGAAATTGCAAACACTAAAAGGATCGAGGAAGTTATTATTCTTAAAAAACTGATTTCTGGAAATATTCTTCTAAATGAAGATTTAAAAGTAATTATTTTTGAGAAATATGGATTTTCGCTTTCTGATGAAACAATAGAATCGTGTATCAAAAACATCAATTTTGGTTTTGTAACTGAAAGTCATAATAAAAAGCTAGTTAGTGTAAGTAAAATATATGATTTAAAAATCATTTCTTATGCAAACGGGGTGATCTCATTTAATAAGGATTTTATGGATTCACTCCTAAATGAGACTTTCTTGATTTTTCTAAATGATATGTTGGAATATTCCAAAGCAATTTATGATCGAAATTTTGACAAAAATAAGTATGTTGATGGCTTCATATTATATCAGAAGTATTCCAGAAAAGATGTGTTTAGAATTTTGAACTGGGATCAGAATCCTTTAGCACAGAATGTCGGAGGCTATCTTATCAGTCCTCAGAAGACAAATTGTCCAATATTTGTAAACTATCATAAAGAAGAGCACATCTCGAGTACTACAAAATATGAAGAAGGCTTTGTCAATAACTCTGAATTTGAATGGATGTCTAAATCTAGAAGAACATTGAAGAGTAATGATGTAATTACTATTAGAAATTATAGAGCTGGAGTTAGATTGCTTTTATTCATTAAAAAGAGTAATGGAGAAAGCAATGATTTTTACTATATGGGAGATGTGACTCCCATAGATGAAAGTTTCGAAGAAGCTACTTTAGTCGATGATGATGGCAAAAATGTTTCTGTTGTAAAAGTCAGATTTCGGATGAAGCATCCAGTTGAAGATTCGATTTATGAATATATTACAGCACCATGCAGTTAA
- a CDS encoding NUDIX hydrolase codes for MKHLKVVAAIIIDDDKVLCVQRSRGKYEYISLKYEFPGGKIESDETKEQALERELLEELEMKIEIEREFLTVNHQYPDFSVTMHSFICSVSNSTFNLKEHIDFKWVNPENLSNLDWAEADLPIVSKLMKEY; via the coding sequence ATGAAACACTTAAAAGTAGTTGCAGCAATAATAATTGATGATGATAAGGTTCTCTGTGTTCAAAGAAGTCGTGGAAAATACGAGTACATTTCTTTAAAATATGAGTTCCCAGGTGGAAAAATCGAATCTGATGAAACTAAAGAACAAGCACTAGAACGCGAATTATTAGAGGAGCTTGAAATGAAGATAGAAATTGAAAGAGAGTTTCTAACTGTAAATCATCAGTATCCTGATTTTAGTGTTACTATGCACAGTTTCATCTGCAGTGTTTCAAATTCAACATTCAATCTGAAAGAACATATCGATTTCAAGTGGGTAAATCCAGAAAATTTATCAAATTTGGATTGGGCTGAAGCAGACCTGCCAATTGTTTCAAAATTAATGAAGGAATATTAA
- a CDS encoding methyltransferase type 11: MSINDRVFPVERSGRLDSSIRRWLQNSQKILAPYVREGMDVLEVGCGPGFFTLDIARMVGKSGRVVAVDLQEGMLQIVRDKIRRTEVEGNIVLHKCEEDRLGVSGSFDFVFLFYVVHEVPDRRALFREVVALLKDGGLVYVEEPPFEVSGKAFEETLRIAGKAGLEVVGRPKRFPDRAAVLKKP; the protein is encoded by the coding sequence ATGAGTATAAATGACCGCGTATTCCCCGTAGAACGCTCCGGCCGCCTCGACAGCAGTATCCGCAGATGGCTGCAGAACTCCCAGAAAATCCTCGCACCCTATGTCAGAGAAGGGATGGACGTGCTGGAAGTGGGGTGCGGGCCGGGATTTTTCACGCTTGACATAGCCCGCATGGTCGGGAAGAGCGGGCGGGTGGTGGCTGTTGATCTGCAGGAAGGCATGCTTCAGATAGTGAGGGATAAGATCCGGAGGACTGAAGTGGAAGGGAATATCGTACTGCATAAGTGCGAGGAGGACCGGCTGGGCGTGTCAGGGAGCTTTGACTTTGTGTTCCTGTTCTACGTGGTCCATGAGGTGCCGGACAGGAGGGCGCTCTTCCGGGAAGTGGTGGCGCTGCTCAAGGACGGCGGGCTGGTCTATGTTGAAGAGCCGCCCTTTGAGGTATCAGGGAAGGCTTTTGAGGAAACGCTCAGGATTGCCGGTAAGGCGGGGCTTGAGGTTGTGGGGAGGCCGAAGAGGTTTCCGGACAGGGCGGCGGTGTTGAAAAAGCCGTAG
- a CDS encoding glyoxalase/bleomycin resistance protein/dioxygenase, whose product MKIILTSVFVSDQDKALKFYTEVLGFVKKNDVAAGDYRWLTVVPPDDQNGTELLLEPNDNPVAQAYQKGIFEQGISAASFGVEDVRAEYEKLKELGVKFTMEPTKVMPKVTIAVFDDSCGNLIQIQQTAQK is encoded by the coding sequence ATGAAAATCATACTAACCTCAGTATTTGTAAGTGATCAGGACAAGGCTCTGAAGTTCTACACCGAAGTGCTGGGCTTCGTGAAAAAGAACGATGTTGCTGCCGGAGACTACAGGTGGCTTACCGTCGTTCCCCCTGACGATCAGAACGGAACCGAGCTTTTGCTTGAGCCCAACGACAATCCAGTAGCACAGGCATACCAGAAAGGAATATTTGAACAAGGTATCTCTGCCGCATCCTTTGGTGTCGAGGATGTCCGTGCAGAGTATGAAAAGCTAAAAGAACTGGGTGTGAAGTTCACGATGGAGCCGACAAAAGTGATGCCCAAGGTAACCATAGCAGTCTTTGACGATAGCTGTGGCAACCTGATACAAATACAACAAACGGCGCAAAAGTAA
- a CDS encoding transcriptional regulator, TetR family, with amino-acid sequence MSLREKKKQETRDRIFEISGRLFREKGFENTTVDEITQETGIAKGTFFNYFPTKESLLLYFRDRKEELVFNILGSQMATNAPAKEKIKNFLVLLAENYEKDKALLRMLFFEHRRLVMASGQQPGRKQHGHGNQQRFISILRDLLKEGVEKGEIKERIDLQIASETLHAVYFHSLMMWMHSDTDDSFSRDLSAKIDLVFEGIGE; translated from the coding sequence ATGTCCCTGCGTGAAAAAAAGAAACAGGAAACTAGAGACCGGATCTTTGAGATCTCCGGAAGGCTGTTCAGGGAAAAGGGTTTTGAGAACACCACAGTTGATGAGATCACACAGGAAACCGGCATAGCCAAAGGTACGTTCTTCAATTACTTCCCCACAAAAGAATCGCTTCTGCTTTACTTCAGGGATCGCAAGGAAGAACTTGTTTTCAATATACTTGGATCACAGATGGCCACAAATGCGCCTGCAAAGGAGAAAATAAAGAATTTCCTTGTTCTCCTTGCAGAGAACTATGAAAAGGACAAGGCGCTTTTGAGAATGCTGTTCTTTGAACACAGGCGATTGGTCATGGCCTCCGGGCAGCAGCCGGGCAGAAAGCAACACGGACACGGCAATCAGCAACGGTTCATCAGCATACTCCGTGATCTTCTCAAAGAGGGTGTGGAGAAAGGAGAGATCAAGGAAAGGATTGACCTTCAGATCGCATCAGAGACCCTGCATGCCGTCTATTTCCACTCACTTATGATGTGGATGCACTCAGATACGGATGACTCGTTTTCCAGGGATCTGTCTGCAAAGATAGACTTAGTGTTCGAGGGCATCGGAGAATGA
- a CDS encoding daunorubicin resistance ABC transporter, ATPase subunit → MSAITVKDLTKKFGDFTAVSNLSFDIEKGEVFGLLGPNGAGKSTTMAMLSTMLKPSSGQAWVNGYDILRNEDEVRKSIGIVFQDPSLDEELTAYENMDFHARLYRIPKNERQKKITELLKLVELDEKKDNLVKTYSGGMRRRLEIARGLLHEPKVLFLDEPTLGLDPQTRNHLWDYIDRLNQEKGITIILTTHYMEEADKLCHRIAIIDKGQIIALDTSEKLKNDVGGDIITIVSSKKDNLYSVVRSLPGISNIEVHDSSITIGLHNAEKHVAQIVNMASESGVPIDSISIHKPTLEDVFLHFTGRTIREEEASGKEQMRMMHRSRK, encoded by the coding sequence ATGTCTGCAATTACAGTTAAGGATCTTACTAAGAAATTCGGTGATTTTACCGCCGTAAGCAACCTTTCCTTTGATATAGAAAAAGGTGAGGTATTCGGCCTTCTTGGACCCAACGGGGCCGGGAAGAGCACTACCATGGCCATGCTGTCAACAATGCTCAAGCCAAGTTCAGGACAGGCATGGGTCAATGGATATGACATACTCAGGAACGAAGACGAAGTACGCAAGTCCATTGGGATAGTTTTCCAGGACCCGAGTCTGGATGAAGAGCTCACAGCCTATGAGAATATGGATTTCCATGCCCGGCTTTATCGTATCCCCAAAAATGAACGGCAAAAAAAGATAACCGAGCTCCTTAAGCTGGTGGAGCTGGACGAGAAAAAGGACAATCTTGTCAAAACATACTCCGGAGGTATGAGGCGCCGCCTGGAAATCGCAAGAGGCTTGCTGCATGAACCAAAAGTGCTGTTCCTGGATGAACCAACCCTCGGGCTTGACCCACAGACAAGGAACCACCTATGGGATTATATTGACAGGCTGAACCAGGAAAAAGGTATCACGATCATCCTTACCACTCACTATATGGAAGAGGCAGACAAACTCTGCCACAGGATAGCCATTATAGACAAAGGCCAAATTATAGCCCTTGACACCTCTGAAAAATTGAAAAACGATGTTGGTGGCGATATCATTACTATAGTGTCTTCTAAAAAGGATAACCTGTATTCGGTTGTCAGATCCCTGCCGGGGATCAGCAACATTGAAGTTCATGATTCGTCCATCACCATTGGCTTACATAACGCGGAAAAGCATGTTGCACAGATAGTCAATATGGCTTCCGAAAGTGGTGTTCCCATCGACTCGATCTCCATCCATAAACCAACTCTTGAAGACGTCTTCCTGCACTTCACAGGCCGGACCATCAGGGAAGAGGAAGCCAGCGGGAAAGAGCAGATGCGCATGATGCACAGGAGCAGGAAGTGA
- a CDS encoding ABC efflux pump, inner membrane subunit, giving the protein MDIVYTLWLRSVKRYTRSKSRMVGSLGMPVFLLLVLGFGLNSVVAIPGMEQGYIGFIIPGIISMSVLFTSVFAGIQIIWDKQFGFLKETLVAPVSRLEIMLGQTFGGATTAVIQGLMIFVLSLLIGLEISSIPGFLIAIVFMMLIGISFTAFGIAIASRMEDMHGFQLIMNFVIFPIFGLSGALFPIESLPGWVRYLTLLDPLTYGVEGIRYGLLGSSHIDPAICFVILSGFTILMVGFGSYLFRKISI; this is encoded by the coding sequence ATGGACATAGTTTATACTCTCTGGTTAAGGAGTGTAAAACGTTACACTCGTTCAAAAAGCAGGATGGTAGGTAGTCTGGGTATGCCCGTGTTCCTTCTGCTCGTACTCGGATTTGGTCTGAATTCCGTAGTTGCGATCCCGGGTATGGAACAGGGATATATCGGCTTCATAATTCCCGGAATAATTTCCATGAGCGTTCTTTTCACTTCCGTGTTTGCTGGCATACAGATAATATGGGACAAGCAGTTCGGTTTCCTGAAAGAGACGCTGGTAGCTCCAGTTTCAAGGCTTGAGATAATGCTTGGTCAGACCTTCGGGGGAGCCACCACAGCCGTCATACAGGGACTCATGATATTTGTCCTCTCATTATTGATAGGTCTTGAGATCAGCAGTATTCCGGGATTCCTGATAGCTATAGTTTTTATGATGCTCATCGGGATCTCATTCACAGCATTTGGGATTGCCATAGCTTCAAGAATGGAGGATATGCACGGTTTCCAGCTGATAATGAACTTTGTCATCTTCCCGATATTCGGTTTATCGGGTGCACTGTTCCCTATTGAGAGCCTGCCCGGATGGGTCAGATACCTTACATTGCTGGACCCTCTTACATACGGTGTCGAAGGCATCAGGTATGGTCTTCTTGGTAGCTCTCATATAGATCCGGCCATCTGTTTTGTAATCCTTTCTGGATTTACCATCCTGATGGTCGGATTTGGTTCCTATCTGTTCAGGAAGATAAGCATTTAA
- a CDS encoding filamentation induced by cAMP protein Fic, producing MHIEKRKQGNNTKYYLSHSYRVGKKTRKIRHYLGLNLTEREIEERREEAEKEIKQQIEARTDLLKFSLTKKEIEKLNEYDREIEIVHLDVEGWKVFTEKFVFNTNAIEGSQVTPDEVHDLLRHPDENRNITNSDELEALNVARAVEFIHNTDEELSLELITKLHWLCFEGSKKFAGNLRDVEVVIRNSYGEVVHRGIPKEDIRSELEELANWYRDNADELKPLVLAALIHNQFEFIHPFEDGNGRVGRLLLNYVLLRHGYPPINILFEERGKYYHCLRKYSSEDKLEETLEFLVEQYRKGLD from the coding sequence ATGCATATTGAAAAAAGAAAACAGGGAAACAACACGAAATACTACCTGTCCCATTCCTACCGCGTCGGAAAAAAGACAAGGAAGATAAGGCATTACCTGGGCCTTAACCTGACGGAGCGGGAGATTGAGGAGCGCAGGGAAGAAGCGGAAAAAGAGATAAAGCAGCAGATAGAGGCCAGGACCGACCTGCTGAAGTTCTCCCTGACCAAAAAAGAAATCGAAAAGCTTAATGAATACGACAGGGAGATCGAGATAGTCCATCTTGACGTGGAGGGCTGGAAAGTCTTTACAGAGAAGTTCGTCTTTAATACCAACGCCATCGAGGGTTCGCAGGTGACCCCTGATGAGGTCCATGACCTGCTCCGGCACCCGGATGAGAACCGGAACATTACTAATTCTGATGAACTGGAGGCGCTAAATGTTGCAAGGGCCGTGGAGTTCATACATAACACCGATGAAGAGCTCTCTCTTGAGCTGATAACGAAGCTGCACTGGCTGTGCTTTGAGGGCTCCAAGAAGTTTGCCGGTAACTTAAGGGATGTGGAAGTGGTGATACGCAATTCCTATGGCGAGGTGGTGCACCGCGGAATCCCGAAAGAGGATATCAGGAGCGAGCTTGAGGAACTGGCTAACTGGTACAGGGACAATGCCGATGAACTGAAACCACTCGTGCTGGCCGCACTCATCCATAACCAGTTCGAGTTCATCCATCCCTTCGAGGACGGCAACGGCAGGGTTGGAAGACTGCTGCTGAACTATGTCCTGCTCCGGCATGGTTACCCTCCCATCAACATATTGTTCGAGGAGAGGGGGAAGTACTATCATTGCCTCCGGAAGTATTCCAGCGAAGATAAATTGGAGGAGACACTGGAATTTCTTGTGGAGCAGTACAGGAAAGGACTGGATTGA
- a CDS encoding nucleotidyltransferase: MNPQTSILEKEQLLPLLKEFFRAEDQVELAYLFGSVAEGKIGVLSDIDIGVYLSDKLTTIERGRKRIELIGKLMSLLKSDRVDLLIINDTSPVLKFEIIRPNVLIFERDPDLKVDVEQCIMSVYLDWKYYEDRLNRNTLKRIMEKGLAE, encoded by the coding sequence ATGAACCCACAAACCTCTATCCTGGAAAAAGAGCAACTTCTCCCTCTCCTCAAAGAATTCTTCCGGGCAGAGGATCAAGTGGAGCTTGCATATCTTTTCGGGTCGGTGGCGGAAGGGAAGATCGGTGTTCTCAGTGATATTGACATTGGCGTCTATCTTTCAGACAAGTTGACAACGATTGAAAGGGGTCGCAAGCGTATTGAGCTGATCGGCAAACTCATGTCCCTTCTCAAGAGCGACAGGGTCGATCTCTTGATCATCAATGATACTTCGCCAGTACTTAAGTTTGAGATCATAAGGCCAAATGTCCTGATATTTGAAAGGGATCCTGACCTGAAGGTGGATGTCGAGCAGTGCATCATGTCGGTGTATCTGGACTGGAAATACTATGAGGATCGCCTGAACCGGAATACGCTCAAAAGGATCATGGAAAAGGGGCTGGCTGAATGA
- a CDS encoding phosphoribosyl-AMP cyclohydrolase: MINIDDLKYENGLIQAIAQDHTTKEVLMCAFMNKEALQKTMETGIAHYWSRSRGKLWKKGESSGHMQKVKEMFIDCDMDAVLILVEQEGGACHTGYRSCFYRNMEGEVTGEKVFEPDDVY, from the coding sequence ATGATCAATATAGACGACCTAAAATACGAGAATGGGCTCATTCAGGCAATTGCACAGGACCATACCACAAAAGAAGTGCTCATGTGCGCTTTCATGAACAAGGAAGCACTTCAGAAGACAATGGAAACAGGCATTGCACACTACTGGAGCCGAAGCCGGGGGAAACTCTGGAAAAAGGGAGAGAGCTCAGGCCATATGCAGAAGGTTAAAGAAATGTTCATAGACTGCGATATGGACGCAGTGCTTATCCTGGTGGAACAGGAAGGCGGCGCATGCCACACCGGATACAGGTCGTGCTTCTACCGTAACATGGAAGGAGAAGTTACCGGTGAGAAGGTCTTTGAGCCGGATGATGTTTACTGA
- a CDS encoding iron-sulfur cluster assembly accessory protein has translation MVEVSEKAASELKSLLQEQDKQDYSLRVFVAGMSCCGVQYGMSLDNDISEDDDIVEEKNGLKIVINKNDVEGLTSATIDYVEGPQGNGFIIDNASSAGSCGPCGGGCH, from the coding sequence ATGGTAGAAGTAAGCGAAAAGGCAGCATCAGAATTGAAATCCCTGCTTCAGGAGCAGGATAAGCAGGATTATTCACTGAGAGTATTCGTAGCAGGCATGAGCTGTTGCGGTGTCCAGTATGGCATGTCACTGGACAATGATATCAGTGAGGACGACGATATTGTGGAAGAGAAGAATGGGCTGAAGATCGTCATCAACAAGAATGATGTAGAAGGCCTTACCTCAGCAACCATTGACTATGTCGAAGGTCCGCAGGGCAACGGTTTTATCATTGATAATGCCTCTTCTGCAGGCTCATGTGGTCCGTGTGGCGGCGGCTGCCACTAA
- the nac gene encoding nascent polypeptide-associated complex protein, with translation MLPGIGGRGMNPAKVKQMMKQMGINVNEINDVQQVIIRTPDKDIVFNDANVSVMTAQGVDTYQIVGTPEEIARQTEIPEDDVRLVAEQTGVPAEKARQALKDANGDLAEAILALSS, from the coding sequence ATGCTTCCGGGAATTGGCGGTAGGGGTATGAACCCCGCAAAAGTCAAACAGATGATGAAACAGATGGGTATAAACGTTAACGAGATCAACGATGTGCAGCAAGTGATAATCAGGACTCCTGATAAGGATATCGTGTTCAATGATGCAAACGTTTCTGTGATGACCGCCCAGGGTGTCGACACTTACCAGATAGTCGGCACTCCGGAAGAGATTGCCAGGCAGACCGAGATACCCGAAGATGACGTAAGGCTGGTTGCAGAGCAGACAGGAGTTCCGGCAGAGAAAGCAAGGCAGGCATTAAAGGATGCCAACGGTGACCTTGCAGAAGCTATACTGGCTCTCTCTTCCTGA